AAgtttacaatataattttggtagttttaattcatatttttaagtaaaagtttctaatttttttctttttatttcatagaTAACATTCAGATATAATATTGAATTGAAATGTTTATtgagagtttttaaatttctatgtaCCTATGGGGTTTGAATCCTTTTTTGCATTTtctcgaaattatttaataattttcacatgAAATATGACATTTTCATGCAATAAAGATCCAGataatctttttctttttttttttaactactgCACAGCGGGTTTTATTAAGTTGCAGGCGATTCGAGTTCTCGCAATTTCGACGTCACCCTGAACACATGTGAGAGTAACATCATTCTTACCATAAAATACGACAGATTCGTGTTTTTTCGTTCGACTGTTTTGGATATTTTCCGGGGTCACGACCGTTTCAATGTAAGCTTTCAATTCAGTATACGGCATCATACGTCTACCGTATACGGAAAATTTACCCTGGGTGTCGTATTGTAAAATATCTTCTGTGGATTCATGTAGACTTTGTCCTGATGAATAACCTTTAGGTTTAATTGCGGTTAATGGAAAAAGAACAAGTTCCTCACCATCCTCAGTAGTGTACTCTTCACGAGCAGTTATAAaggatataattttttttgtattagaCGAGAATACCGGCGCGCCTTTGTATATCGTATCTGCAACCTCTTTCTTGAGTACAACACCCATAAGTTGACTCCATACTAAACGCCTGTTGTACCCGTGATACATGATTCTATCGCTACTGGCATTAGAGTAAACGCGAGTTTTGTATGTTGTCATTTCATCACCATCACTGGCAGCTGCGGTTTGctgttttttaattgttaatatttcaATGGGTTCATTATGAGAGGGACCAAATAACGTTATACTAGATGCTATTACCGGAAATTGATGTAacttatctaaattttttgatggcATGAAATCAACCGGTACCATCTTATTGATCggtaaaataacaatatccACAGATTTTCCATTTACAGTTTTcgtatttataactttatccTCATGATTATATTCAAAGGTGATGTTGTTATATTGTCCTGAATTGTAAACTGTTGGAAGTTGTTGTGATTCTCCAGTGACAGCGACAATGCAGATGACGCCCAATATGAAAtcttaattacaataaaaaatgtttataatgtTTTACTAGAGtgctttaaataaaagtacgACTACTCTTTTTTCGCTGACACACCTAAATGAATGTATTGGCTCCGAAAgtcaatttttacaatttttccatatatttttgtcaacaCTGAAAGAACGGCACCTCgtgttacgtcccagcctgtACGTCAGATGACATGGGCATTTACTTCTCTAATTACCGACCTGAAATCTAACTAATTATATCGAATATCGATAACCAAGTAATTTCCAtagtatttaattgattatataaaataatattatataataataaaataatattatttaagatattcGAACGTTAAAGATATaagtattaattgataaagttatttttctatattttatcaaatacgaataaacgctgacgcctcgagtaaatcctcgagacgtgcagctgcacaaacatctattttgttctaagaaaacttttgttcatagataagtgactcatttgttaagaacaaaaacggagaaagcgtgagaGCAGAGAATGGATCATTGgagaatattgcttatcacgattcacccctctatatcgaacgacgcgcgggcctgatgcccaagcgcctcgtattgataagagacttactctagtttttctcgatcaagagaaGGCAGactgaaatatagaatcatagagagcagtcaggctcaatactaaatactcaacttctttctcaccctttcgaagttattgttagacgaactctaacaatttataaattgatttaattgtacattttcacattattgaaattattcttttacaattgaataaatcggattgagatataaaataataaccagtttatttcaaccaccgaatggtggctgttcaacccctactaaataattatttataattatatgtaagttctcattatgtccaattcaaatcgaccgctcaaccacgccagcgccaaaacatcgACCAGGACGTAACACTCGTATGAAAACCATACACAAAACTAATCtttcagaaaatttcattttttacaaaattgctCACAACACCTATATCACTAAAGTGTATTGATCGTAAGATACAAGCAGCTaaactttttacaaaaaaaaaattttgtgttatgttaagcttgaaatttttttcttttacttagCAATATAAGagcaataaacaatttaatagaGAACAACGTTTCCTAAAAAATTGATTCCATGCATGTTTTTCGCAAGATGAGCcgttttttcactattaacaaaaatttattaaaaacggTGAAAGAATTGGCTTTCGAAACTGATACAATCTAGATGGATAAGGTAAAATCCCCCATTATTGACAGGACCCCTACGATTGACATATTGttttaatgtattaattttttaattaactgtatGAATGATCACATTGCTCAATtcttcttatcaattttttgatatttttaaatataaaaatagtttaattttatgtctaGGTATAAACTatttgctgtaaaaaaaattaatttccctGAGTAGACCGGCATCGCCAGaatgtttgaaatttcttaaCAATTTCGTTTAGAGAGATCGTATTTTTAGAAACGGATTTCCTTATACAGTTCTAATGTAAGTgtactattaaaaattgtttcaggTTATTTATAGTCTAAATAACCCCAGAATCATTGATTTAGACTGataaatcttaattattatttagaaataGCGAGTGTCAATAGTCAGTACATAAAAATTCACATGTGTTAACTAGCGACAGGCCACAAACTAAAGTAACTTAACCGCCTTAACATAcatatcgatatatttattttaacacgatgcttagtaattttataataaataaaacattgaatgaaaaattgtCAAAGCAAGAATAGTATCgtctaatttataaaaaaataaaactatcatagatgaatttataattgtaattatcgtGTTTTGTcgtttttaattgaaatatttatcattatttcgaACCTAATTGACGGCGGtcttcaatcatttttaataaactgcTGCGTATGCGCATTAGACCTGTCAATAATGAGATCCATGGTATGTCAATAGTTGGCTCTGATACTATTTTACCCTCTCAATAATACCTACACTTGACTTGTTgcttttcaattaatatattttttatttgatttactGCTACTtaggtaaattaatttaaatatacaagtaGAGACATCAATTAAAATGTCCAAtgcaaaaaaagttgattatattaattttaaaaaagattaaaaaattcaaacaattacAGACATTCTTATAGTGTCAATAATGGGGGATTTTACCTTAGAATCAGAGCAAAATCGATTTGTAGGCTTTCAAAAAACAATGAAtactctataaataaaaactagtttcaaaataatagcttttagaggaaaaaaataacatagacCTAAATTATagtagcttaaaaaaaaaaagttcttcaATTTACATGCTTTTtaaatacgaaaaatttacaataaaaagaaagtacttaaaattaattgatattaaggaCTCAATCTTTGAGGGAATTTCGTTCTTGATGTGTACACAATTATTTAGGTGTGTCAGCGgaataaaaatagttcattttattgttattattcactttttatttttcgttattGTTTGATACTTGGATTTTTACAATTGAAAGTTCGATATTACCATTTTTGAGCTGGGTGAACCcgaaaatgtattaattatagtaatgtattaattttagtattttcgagctcaagaggtcgaaaatactaaaatagcGGGAAGGTTTTAGACTGGCCTGCAGGTTCAGGCGGTttccaaatgtttttttttttttttttttcattacagcttatagataaaaacaatataattagcaacaatattaaaaagaatggatttttttaccaGTAATAATGAAGCTTTTACGAGGACCCATTTTGGCAGACTGATGTATTAGCCATCATTGAGTTCACTTTTATAGTCCTTTTACACGTATGtcttcttttttattcttggagAGGGGAACTGAATATGGCCAATGacaatcaaaagaaaaaactatTAACAATATCGTCAGAGATAACTCTAGTATTTATGTGTATGTTGATAGATAAGGTTACAAATATACAACTTCAAGGTTGATTTAAATCGTACGTCTTCGTTTTAAAGTGAGAGAGTATTAGCCTATTTAGTAAAGAAAGGGTAAAAAATAGTACACTGGAAGGAAATTATGGGAACTTTTACTATGCATTATggaaatagttcccataattataTAGGAACAGTACCAATACTATTATAGGGATGATTCTCATTAtatatggtaaccattcccatatcattatgggagccattcccataatggtatgggaacTACTCctgtaatattaaaattaacgataacaatcaatatatattatgggtATTGTTCCCATTTCGTATGGTAGTAGGTTCTTgtttaaatattgagttttGCAATAACATCCATACTAATTATGACAGCCATTCCATTCTATATGGATTTCATCTCTCCATATAATATCGGAAAAGTTCCTAaaggaattattaccatagtgttatatatatcattatggtaataattcttatgttattatggtaatcgttccCATAATGTGCATTATCATTCattatggtaacggttaccataataatatagtaacgtatactataattatatgatagtGAGTCCCATAATACGAAGgatttctgaattttttataaataatagtaatcatcagtataatattatggtaactattgcCATACCATTGAGAAATTATAGGCGTATATCCGATAGTTCCAAGTAATTATTGCCATAATATTACGGGTTGATATGCATAGACGAACTGGGAAtagttacaattttttgtcTGTACAGACAGTTTACTATTTAGAATATGGTTGCTACTATTATTCAATACGTAATGGCAAATATCggcatatttttttacattgcatcactaataataatcataaatgatCAATCCCGCATGAAAATGCTTTATAGTGAAAACatgtatgataaaatatatgaatattataatgtgatatattgtacaatatatcaaaaaatatttatatttttgccgtattaatatatgataatatcccgacgagaaaaaaatttgtaagacCTATTGGTACCCAATTGGGTTCCCAACAGGGAACCCAACGTTGGGATGTAACGCATAGCCCAAGATGATCCCAATCGGGTCATTCCTATTGGGTCCCAATTGAGTATACTCAACTATTTCCCAATTAGGCATACCCTATAGGGTTTCAATTGGGTACACCCTACAGAAACTTGAGGCCAACCCAATAAAATCCCACTAAAATcccaacataaaaaaaatttgcttcaatgaattttttatttaaatcgtcTTATTAcggtacaattttttttatttatttaactttcgtTATTACccttaattcataattatgttaactaacaaaaaaaaattaattatttcacaaaTTCTCACTTTGCACgagaagtaatttttataacctaTATTCACCATATTAGcactttattgttatttttatcaattatatcgCACTGAAATagcactttttttattattatttctatcaaTTATATTGCATGGTATTGTAACTGTaaaagattgaaaaaattacgcCTTGATGAGTTACTTAGAACGTTTTCCAATGCAAGAGTCACATGTATGTGAGATTTGTCCATACtagttatttgttttataCGCGAACCTGTCTGAATTTGTCTTTGCTTGTATTATAGTCACAAGATTTTGTCACCACGTGCGTCACTGGTGTTAACATACTCAACTATTCGATTTTTATCTTAACacataatatataaacatatgaAAGTAGTAGATATTTCATatggattattttttccttaaagttttagtttttttttaagtttataattaaatttataatcagcAAAAGATCAGAAATTTGTTTTGCTGTTGTTTAGTttcttttcttcatttttaaggtttaatcaatttttttttttttttttttttttttataaaaatacataataaaacgtaaatattttgcatttaaaaattgtttaaaattttcaaaagtaaaattttttttttaagtgtaagACCAACAGCTGGTTATTAATTTTGACGTTGAGTCATCCCAACAAGTTCCCAAAAATATCCCAATCAAGCAAGCCCATTATCGAATCATTAATTTCAACATTGGGTTTTTCCAATAGGTTCCCAATTATTTCCCAATCGGGTAAGCCTAACagcaaattattaattttgacgtTGGGTCGCCCCAAAATGTTCCCAATTCTATCCCAATTGGGTTAACCCAAtcgaaattttgtattttaatgtTGGGCTTTCCCAATATATTCCCAATCATATCCCAATAGGGATAACGCTATCGGGCTTGCCCCATCAATACCCTCTGGGGTCCCAATGTATACTTGGGGATAATTTCTAGTCGagatattgaataaaaatatattgctagaatatatattaacaacccgggtcaaaaaattagatctgttttaatataaatgatgaattcaaatattttttctttaaatcagatttataaatcgtatttattttatataggaatttaatctgtttttgcccgtactattccttatccaggtcaaaatcagacttattttcgtaTAATATTCACTCTGCTTTAAATCGGGATTAGActaaaaacaaacttttttattataattattggcctgtgttcaattgtttttaaggacaaaaacagactttatttactataatttttaatctgtttttaatcgctttcagatcaaaaacaggattttttataaatataaataataataatgataatctagatttataaatttattttaattttttggtgtTTGAAACATGCTAATGCGCTTCTAtaataagatgtcacaagaattttgatgttttctaatgccaaaatattttaaatttcatctagtaaataagaaatatttcttgacattttaaaagtttttttatcacttttattaaaaGCTAAAAATATAGTCAAGACAACTGGAAATTAAGCTGTCAAACTTTTATTAGCTGcggacatttttaaacaaaagatactaagtaaataataaacaaaacataatcaattctgtagcttaatatttttttaacaaatattgcccacaaataaaaattttaaaagtccATGATTAAATCCAGTTTTGTCCGTGCAAgttttcagaactaaaatttttaaagttcaaaaattgatCTAGTTTTGTCTGCCCGtaacgcaattttttttcaaaacaacaggtcgaaaacagcttaaaatttttgtaaaagatcaaaaacagatcaaatagtctaattagactaaaatcagatcaaatttttcggtttgggtagatcaaaaacagattaaaatttcgataaaagtTCAATAATAGGCCAAGTAGTCCAAATACAGTGCAGTAGGACTAAAATCAAATCAAACTTTTCGACCAGGGAATATATTTGTCActatatgacttttttatgtatgttttacatatatatttatcgatgattttacatatatatcgatgattttcaaaaatttcgggaagttattgtttttacaccgatttttgaaaatcgagttttcatcagatgtcgacgttttgaggtcctaggaagctattctgactattttcagaatgatgtccgagtgtgtgtgtgtgtgtgtgtgtatgtgtgtgtgtgtgtgtgtgtgtgtgtgtgtgtgtgtgtgtgtgtgtgtgtgtgtgtgtgtgtgtgtgtgtgtgtgtgtgcgtgtgtgtgtatgtatgtatgtatgtaaactctttgtaactttttaactaatgaatcgatttggatggttgaggtggcaatcgaaagagcttgttggccgtcaactttcctaaaaatttcagatcatttgatcgaatagactcgaaaatatttgcgaattccaaaaaaaaaaaaatttttttttagttttttattgatttctcagaaatgactcatacgatcgacttcaaaatctaatcagctctagtactcaataaaacgcgtcgattgccacctcaaacatcaaaatcggataattcgttcgagagttatcgcgggagaaagaaatggtgaaaaatgtttttttttttaatatttttgaaacgactgacgcgatcgatttcaaattttaatcagctctagaattcaatagaacgcgccgattgccgccttagacatctcaatcggttaatttgttcgagagatatcgcgggagaaagaaattgtggataatggttttttccaaatattttcgaaatgactgacccgattaattccaaatttttttttttagtattttgaaaatatttcaaaaacgacttgatgaatcaattcaaaaatctgatcagttatagaactcaataaaacatgtcgattgtcgccttgaacgtcttaatcggtttactcgttcaagagatatcgtttgtgaaaaaatcgtaaaaaacgttttctttcgaaaacaaaggcatacaaaagtattttcgagctcgaagagaaaatgtatctacaacaattttctgagctcaaggagctcgaaataggcgggaagttttggggctggcccgcagggtcaaccgacagaccgattttttatatatgttttccaGTATATTGCAAAATATATGGTTTCCAGTATActgtaaaatatatgacacttgtttatttttcttaggttattgcgttagttattcagtaaatgtaaggccaatgaaaaaaaaaaaataatcataataataaacttgactttttttgtggaatagtgtagaaattgaaaaagtatattgaaaaaataaaatttttaatatattgcgaaaaatataagttttaatatattggtaaaatataattccaataTATTGTGAACCATATctttaaacatataaattctttcatatataatcaattatatagaGACCATATACCACTATTTATATGggtcaaaatatatggaagtatatatcaagtttattatattatacttataaattatatatatactatccaTATATAGCAAGAATATATTGAGTATTTTATGAGATAATGTATATACGAAAATACAAAacactatacatatatatatatataatctaatataagtaaaaaatatatatttttcaatatagatatttttgccgctatatatttatcacatattcgccatatattttcttatatacttTAAACAATATATAGCTTTTCTATGCGGAATGTAAGTTGAGAAATTTTCTACGACTATTTCTGAATTTCTTCTTTGTAAATTCAATGAAGTTTACATGAATTTtgttacattatttaaataataaataaataaacatgtatacatacatatttatatgacgtatttcttttaaaaaaatacctatATCAAATTATCGTTTGTGGCAAACAgattaagatattttttgtaaataatttttatcgacTTAGTTggctatttaattaattattacaacacTTAATAGCTTCTCTACTGTCCAGTAATCTATAAAAtgatagattaaaaaaattcgattaaaaTACCAAGCTatgttttgaaatttcataacaTTAAGTCAATTATAGAAATCGTGCACGAAATAGATAATACgtttaacaatttattgaatgataatCATGACGTACTTACAAGtgataaaattaatggaaataattattaactaattggAAATATAGATGTCAAATCAATACAGGAAACTTGGTTTTAAGCACGCCtaactagaattttttcctGATTTGCCTGAAGCACCATGAAGACGTCAGCTTAACATAAGATTCGCCCTATTAAGGGGAGAGAAGGGTCGGAaaaccgattaaaaaaaatttttgtttgatactataacttgtaacagggaattttgaattttccgcgcTTAGTTGCTGTAATTTTCTATAATGTGCGCGGTCGATATAATCTATTACTGCCCGAGGGTTATCCGGGGTAGAGTGCAACTATCGTCCCGCGCAGAAATCGTAGGGGCTTGTCTGTCAGTCCCATTTAGTGATAAGTAGGGGTGGCAAAGTTTTCGGAAGTTGCCGAATTCGGTCGAGCGGGTGTACAATTATAAGTGAAGAGAAAACTCAGGCCGAGACACACAACCGGACAAGACGCCGAGAAATTAAGACGCTCTTCGTTATTCaggtaattaatcaattttagaCTTGGATTCTTTTGTAGAACCAagcgatattttattaactattattgatACCAGGCCATTAGCCGGTACCTTTGATATcgttgtattaattatttggaaaagCAGGTGAAGGAGCCAGCACCAAAAAGGAAATTAAGACGAGACAAAACAGGAGAACGCGACGAACGAGACGACAACAAAAGAATCTGACGAGAGACGGTGAAAATAAAAGGGAAAACACACCGAGGAAAACAATcagatattaattaaattaattattttagaccGTAGCCAGgatgttaatttaattgcatAAATACTTAGTCGTTCCATTGCCGGATCCAGGGCGTCGTCTTATAATTCCAGGCCATCGCCGGAGTTATATGCGTCGTAGAAATTTCTAGGCCGATCGTAAaggaaatgaattttaaaatgtatagaatagttaataattaattcgggaggtaaccgattttaaattgtaagtccaaaggtagttggcaatgATTTTAACCGAGTGTGTGAGAGTGTGTGGTGCCAAGGCAGTGGCAATTTAGTCTTAAGTCGCCAAAGGTAATTGGCAGAATTTTATAGggtcaaaagttataaggtcaaaaggtttaatagttataaggcataaagttataaggtttaaggtCAAAGGTTATAAGTTGTGAAAATTATAAGGTTTTAGTTACAAGGTtgtgaattaataaaagtgaatattgttgtaataaataaatctaagttatttataaaattatccttcctcttccttctcttagaattaaaatttacaccgaccctgagtattaagaaccggttctggaagaccgtttaatccttccagtggcgcccttaaaaaggtaattcaaggacgaccagagtaacagcttAGCCCTGTTATAAACTTATAAGAAATGttgtcagaaaattttaaatctttgggAGCAAAACTTCTTGAGTTCGTTGGAAGTATATCGGAAAAAAATCGCAAAACCCAGACTGCTACTGAAGAGAAGAAAACTCATCGTAGGTCGGAGCAAAGGATGTTTTGGATCATGTAGCGATGATTCTAtgcgtttaaaaaaaatttaaaaaggaaagaaattttaatcggGTTTTCCTCAAGAGTTTTTTTAAGTCGGCAGTCAAAATTTCTCGAATTGCTTTGGATCGATTCCACCTCAAGTTCCTttctaaacatgaattagtgaaaataagtgaatattcactaattccaaGTGCAAATCGAaccactaatttcaaaaagtggcTCTGTTAACGCTCAGAATAGAAacctgattttcgaaaatcgggatgaaaacaataacttcactaatttttaaaaatatataattttcatagtgaagttgaaaaaagaaatacgcttcttttatatcattaatattataaatttattttttctttaccaTTTACAAGTTACGTAGTTGTGatgtacataaaaaatttccgttaaaaaattatgaactttacgattactaataattcataagcactaaaaaatatttaatctttaCGAACACTCAGTAATcgtgaaataaaattcgattTCCGATCcagataaaaatacaaaacgaTCGGTTCGTGagtatgtattaaaaatatttattcctcACGAATATACATTAGTCGTGACATTATATTACAtagaaattaatgaatttattctttttaaccTTTatgaaatctaaaaaaaaaaatcggaaaactgattgaatctgCGGGTCAGCCCCGAAACATTCCGCTGTTTACGAGCTCAAGGAGGTAAGATAGTAcgtttaagtataaatatgtAGTTATGAGAACaactaattttcatttatcagTATGATGAAATTATGTTTgatctaacaaaaaaaacttaattttttctcgccATGGAAATATAGTggattttaagaaaaaaaaattatttttcgcttAAAATGTTTAGTTTTAATggtttattagttttttttcattttttttttttgtgatgggAGGTGGCTTATGTACATTTTGGTCAAATTTATCTCAGACACACGCATAAACTTAATAGTTTTACAACCTTCCTACgattctaaataattatttcgtgTTCGCCCAAAGAAGAATTCGAACCTAGTACCCCTTATAGGAATAAAGAACAATAGGCCCAGGCTTAGTGCAATATCCGTTAACTTTGGGGAAAGCTTGAAATCCAAGCTTGGCCCAAGTCTGTTTAAACATCGAAATGATAACACCCAGCTAAGCTTGAGTATCAGTATTGTCCCCGGACTAAATATCCCcgacaaaatatctcgatAACAAAATATCGTTAAGACAAAATgaacttttgataaaatattctcttgattatgaattaattttttacgctGCTAGTAatttgcatatatatatactcatgccataaattaaaggaacagaaaaattttagaaatttcttattgatttttgtaagactgtaacttcgtgaaaaataatcgtatcgggatttaaaaaaaagcgttttatagcttgaaatttctagttttggcacattttcatcaaaattcttTTGGAGCTTTAGCTATTGCACAAACATGAAAAATACAgtgagacaaaaattttctaaattttttcttttctttgagaGTCCTCAGTCCCGATACATTTGTTCTTACGAAGTTACAgccttattaataataaaggaataagaaatttctaaaatttttccgttcctttaatttatggcatgagtgtatattttgaaaaaactcataaatatatttatgtacatttCCATACATTcgtatgaatttattttcgaataaaCACACATAAAATCCATGAAAAAAGGGCACAGCACGATAACAAGCATAAGTGTTGGTCTATTTTCGAATAAGTTCAAAAGTATAAATGtttgtaacaataataataagaaaatatttttataatgttgaACTTacgtaatataataaaaaaatcataatattatatacttgTAATAAGTTGCTTCTATTTTCTTATGTAAACTACATGAGAATATTTGAGTATTTAATCTTTTGTAATcggaatataaattgaaaaaaaattgagtattgTATGGTGATATTTTGTCATCGGATATTTTCtccggggatattttgtctcggggatattttgtcttgGGGATATTCtgtcggggatattttgtctgaGGATCAAAACGCATGGAACCGATTTAAGCATTAGCCCACGACTTGAAGAATAGCATGACCCAATATTGATAACCAGAAGTCTCCTAAGACTGGATTTACGCACTCGTCCATGATTCGAAGTAAACATACATTCGTATATAAACTTTGAGGCCTACACTAtctttcaatataatttatttgaattgagtATATTacga
This genomic window from Microplitis demolitor isolate Queensland-Clemson2020A chromosome 6, iyMicDemo2.1a, whole genome shotgun sequence contains:
- the LOC103575071 gene encoding uncharacterized protein LOC103575071, giving the protein MGPRKSFIITDFILGVICIVAVTGESQQLPTVYNSGQYNNITFEYNHEDKVINTKTVNGKSVDIVILPINKMVPVDFMPSKNLDKLHQFPVIASSITLFGPSHNEPIEILTIKKQQTAAASDGDEMTTYKTRVYSNASSDRIMYHGYNRRLVWSQLMGVVLKKEVADTIYKGAPVFSSNTKKIISFITAREEYTTEDGEELVLFPLTAIKPKGYSSGQSLHESTEDILQYDTQGKFSVYGRRMMPYTELKAYIETVVTPENIQNSRTKKHESVVFYGKNDVTLTCVQGDVEIARTRIACNLIKPAVQ